From the genome of Zalophus californianus isolate mZalCal1 chromosome 6, mZalCal1.pri.v2, whole genome shotgun sequence, one region includes:
- the VCPKMT gene encoding protein-lysine methyltransferase METTL21D isoform X4, whose product MAATLESSVEDPLRNFVRVLEKRDGTVLRLQQNGSGGVGCVVWDAAIVLSKYLETPGFSGDGAHALSRRSVLELGSGTGAVGLMAATLGADVVVTDLEELQDLLKININMNKHLVTGSVQAKVLKWGEEIEDFTSPPDYILMADCIYYEELLQLDFDFEKIPLEKHDEEYRSEDIHILYIRKKKSFRCSKTLCSQTYI is encoded by the exons ATGGCGGCTACCCTGGAGTCCTCGGTGGAGGACCCACTGCGGAACTTCGTTCGAGTTTTGGAAAAGCGAGATGGCACGGTGTTACGACTGCAGCAGAATGGTTCCGGCGGCGTGGGCTGCGTTGTTTGGGACGCTGCCATTGTCCTTTCTAAGTACTTGGAAACGCCCGGGTTTTCCGGCGATGGGGCCCACGCTCTGAGCCGGCGATCTGTGCTGGAGCTGGGCTCTGGCACTGGGGCCGTGGGGCTCATGGCTGCTACCCTTGG GGCTGATGTTGTGGTCACAGATCTTGAGGAATTGCAAGACTTGCTGAAGATTAATATTAATATGAACAAGCATCTTGTCACTGGTTCTGTTCAAGCCAAGGTACTGAAATG GGgggaagaaatagaagacttTACTTCTCCGCCAGACTACATACTGATGGCTGACTGCATATACTATGAAGAG CTCCTCCAGCTAGACTTTGACTTTGAAAAAATTCCTTTGGAGAAACATGATGAAGAATATCGAAGTGAGGATATTCATATCTTatacatcagaaagaaaaaatcg tttcgtTGTTCCAAAACTCTGTGCTCTCAGACATATATATGA
- the VCPKMT gene encoding protein-lysine methyltransferase METTL21D isoform X5: MAATLESSVEDPLRNFVRVLEKRDGTVLRLQQNGSGGVGCVVWDAAIVLSKYLETPGFSGDGAHALSRRSVLELGSGTGAVGLMAATLGADVVVTDLEELQDLLKININMNKHLVTGSVQAKVLKWGEEIEDFTSPPDYILMADCIYYEELLQLDFDFEKIPLEKHDEEYRSEDIHILYIRKKKSKSPS, translated from the exons ATGGCGGCTACCCTGGAGTCCTCGGTGGAGGACCCACTGCGGAACTTCGTTCGAGTTTTGGAAAAGCGAGATGGCACGGTGTTACGACTGCAGCAGAATGGTTCCGGCGGCGTGGGCTGCGTTGTTTGGGACGCTGCCATTGTCCTTTCTAAGTACTTGGAAACGCCCGGGTTTTCCGGCGATGGGGCCCACGCTCTGAGCCGGCGATCTGTGCTGGAGCTGGGCTCTGGCACTGGGGCCGTGGGGCTCATGGCTGCTACCCTTGG GGCTGATGTTGTGGTCACAGATCTTGAGGAATTGCAAGACTTGCTGAAGATTAATATTAATATGAACAAGCATCTTGTCACTGGTTCTGTTCAAGCCAAGGTACTGAAATG GGgggaagaaatagaagacttTACTTCTCCGCCAGACTACATACTGATGGCTGACTGCATATACTATGAAGAG CTCCTCCAGCTAGACTTTGACTTTGAAAAAATTCCTTTGGAGAAACATGATGAAGAATATCGAAGTGAGGATATTCATATCTTatacatcagaaagaaaaaatcg aaatCTCCATCGTGA
- the VCPKMT gene encoding protein-lysine methyltransferase METTL21D isoform X2, whose product MAATLESSVEDPLRNFVRVLEKRDGTVLRLQQNGSGGVGCVVWDAAIVLSKYLETPGFSGDGAHALSRRSVLELGSGTGAVGLMAATLGADVVVTDLEELQDLLKININMNKHLVTGSVQAKVLKWGEEIEDFTSPPDYILMADCIYYEESLEPLLKTLKDLSGFETCIICCYEQRTMGKNPEIEKKYFELLQLDFDFEKIPLEKHDEEYRSEDIHILYIRKKKSGTSGF is encoded by the exons ATGGCGGCTACCCTGGAGTCCTCGGTGGAGGACCCACTGCGGAACTTCGTTCGAGTTTTGGAAAAGCGAGATGGCACGGTGTTACGACTGCAGCAGAATGGTTCCGGCGGCGTGGGCTGCGTTGTTTGGGACGCTGCCATTGTCCTTTCTAAGTACTTGGAAACGCCCGGGTTTTCCGGCGATGGGGCCCACGCTCTGAGCCGGCGATCTGTGCTGGAGCTGGGCTCTGGCACTGGGGCCGTGGGGCTCATGGCTGCTACCCTTGG GGCTGATGTTGTGGTCACAGATCTTGAGGAATTGCAAGACTTGCTGAAGATTAATATTAATATGAACAAGCATCTTGTCACTGGTTCTGTTCAAGCCAAGGTACTGAAATG GGgggaagaaatagaagacttTACTTCTCCGCCAGACTACATACTGATGGCTGACTGCATATACTATGAAGAG TCTTTGGAGCCATTGTTGAAAACTCTAAAAGATCTTAGTGGATTTGAGACTTGTATTATATGTTGTTACGAACAACGAACAATGGGAAAAAATccagaaattgagaaaaaatattttgag CTCCTCCAGCTAGACTTTGACTTTGAAAAAATTCCTTTGGAGAAACATGATGAAGAATATCGAAGTGAGGATATTCATATCTTatacatcagaaagaaaaaatcg GGAACATCTGGATTTTGA
- the VCPKMT gene encoding protein-lysine methyltransferase METTL21D isoform X1: protein MAATLESSVEDPLRNFVRVLEKRDGTVLRLQQNGSGGVGCVVWDAAIVLSKYLETPGFSGDGAHALSRRSVLELGSGTGAVGLMAATLGADVVVTDLEELQDLLKININMNKHLVTGSVQAKVLKWGEEIEDFTSPPDYILMADCIYYEESLEPLLKTLKDLSGFETCIICCYEQRTMGKNPEIEKKYFELLQLDFDFEKIPLEKHDEEYRSEDIHILYIRKKKSFRCSKTLCSQTYI from the exons ATGGCGGCTACCCTGGAGTCCTCGGTGGAGGACCCACTGCGGAACTTCGTTCGAGTTTTGGAAAAGCGAGATGGCACGGTGTTACGACTGCAGCAGAATGGTTCCGGCGGCGTGGGCTGCGTTGTTTGGGACGCTGCCATTGTCCTTTCTAAGTACTTGGAAACGCCCGGGTTTTCCGGCGATGGGGCCCACGCTCTGAGCCGGCGATCTGTGCTGGAGCTGGGCTCTGGCACTGGGGCCGTGGGGCTCATGGCTGCTACCCTTGG GGCTGATGTTGTGGTCACAGATCTTGAGGAATTGCAAGACTTGCTGAAGATTAATATTAATATGAACAAGCATCTTGTCACTGGTTCTGTTCAAGCCAAGGTACTGAAATG GGgggaagaaatagaagacttTACTTCTCCGCCAGACTACATACTGATGGCTGACTGCATATACTATGAAGAG TCTTTGGAGCCATTGTTGAAAACTCTAAAAGATCTTAGTGGATTTGAGACTTGTATTATATGTTGTTACGAACAACGAACAATGGGAAAAAATccagaaattgagaaaaaatattttgag CTCCTCCAGCTAGACTTTGACTTTGAAAAAATTCCTTTGGAGAAACATGATGAAGAATATCGAAGTGAGGATATTCATATCTTatacatcagaaagaaaaaatcg tttcgtTGTTCCAAAACTCTGTGCTCTCAGACATATATATGA
- the VCPKMT gene encoding protein-lysine methyltransferase METTL21D isoform X3, with protein sequence MAATLESSVEDPLRNFVRVLEKRDGTVLRLQQNGSGGVGCVVWDAAIVLSKYLETPGFSGDGAHALSRRSVLELGSGTGAVGLMAATLGADVVVTDLEELQDLLKININMNKHLVTGSVQAKVLKWGEEIEDFTSPPDYILMADCIYYEESLEPLLKTLKDLSGFETCIICCYEQRTMGKNPEIEKKYFELLQLDFDFEKIPLEKHDEEYRSEDIHILYIRKKKSKSPS encoded by the exons ATGGCGGCTACCCTGGAGTCCTCGGTGGAGGACCCACTGCGGAACTTCGTTCGAGTTTTGGAAAAGCGAGATGGCACGGTGTTACGACTGCAGCAGAATGGTTCCGGCGGCGTGGGCTGCGTTGTTTGGGACGCTGCCATTGTCCTTTCTAAGTACTTGGAAACGCCCGGGTTTTCCGGCGATGGGGCCCACGCTCTGAGCCGGCGATCTGTGCTGGAGCTGGGCTCTGGCACTGGGGCCGTGGGGCTCATGGCTGCTACCCTTGG GGCTGATGTTGTGGTCACAGATCTTGAGGAATTGCAAGACTTGCTGAAGATTAATATTAATATGAACAAGCATCTTGTCACTGGTTCTGTTCAAGCCAAGGTACTGAAATG GGgggaagaaatagaagacttTACTTCTCCGCCAGACTACATACTGATGGCTGACTGCATATACTATGAAGAG TCTTTGGAGCCATTGTTGAAAACTCTAAAAGATCTTAGTGGATTTGAGACTTGTATTATATGTTGTTACGAACAACGAACAATGGGAAAAAATccagaaattgagaaaaaatattttgag CTCCTCCAGCTAGACTTTGACTTTGAAAAAATTCCTTTGGAGAAACATGATGAAGAATATCGAAGTGAGGATATTCATATCTTatacatcagaaagaaaaaatcg aaatCTCCATCGTGA